The genomic window CGCCCGCCTGGACGACCAGCGCCCGCTGGAGTGGGCCGACATCGACCTGGTCGTCCTGTCCGCCGAGACCGTCCACGACGCGCGCGTGCGCATGCCGGAACGCTCGATCTCCCTCGTCGGCCTCGACGGTGAGCTGGAGCCGGTCACGCTGCGCGGGGACGACGGCCGGCTGCGCCAGGTCCTCGGCAACCTGCTGGCCAATGCCCTGATGCACACGGACGAGGACGTCCCGGTCGAGGTCGCAACCGGCCTCGAAGGGGAGACAGCCGTCCTCGAGGTCCGCGACCACGGCGCGGGCATCGACCCGAAGGTGGCCGAGCGGGTCTTCGAGCGCTTCTACCGCGTCGACAAGGCCCGCTCCCGGGCCCGGGGTGGCAGTGGTCTCGGCCTGGCGATCGTCGCGGCGATCGTCGACCAGCACGACGGCACCGTGAGCGCAGGGGCCACTCCCGGGGGTGGAGCGACCTTCCGTGTCGAGATCCCGACCGCGACGGGACCGCGCCCGTCCCGCCGCTGAGGCGTCGCACCCAGCGGCCGGTCAGCAAATGCCAAGGGACATCCGAACTACGCGAGGCACTGTGGAGGGGAAGCCACGACCAAGGAGTTCGCGATGGACCAGCAGCCGACCACACCACAGATGCCCTATCAGCCCCAGCCTCCGCGCCCGCGCCGTCGTGGGCGACGCCTCGGCGAGCTGGCGACCGTCTCCGTCCTCTCGGCCGCCCTGGCCGCCGGTGGCACCTGGGGCGTGATCTCGGTGACCGACCAGGGCCCGGGCTCGTCCGGCACCGAGGCTGCCGCCGGCTCGTCCTCGTCGTCGACCACGTCCCAGGCCGTACCGGTCAGCACCGGGGCCAAGGAGTCCCCGGACTGGAATGCCGTCACCGACGCAGTCACCCCGAGCGTCGTCGCCGTCGGGGTCCGCGGACAGCGGGCCGGCGGCGAGGGGTCCGGGGTGGTCCTCGACGCGCAGGGGCACGTGCTGACGAACAACCACGTCGTCACCGGCGCCGGACCGAGCCCGAAGATCACCGTCACACTGGCCGACGGCGCGACCTACGACGCGACGATCACGGGGACCGACCCCTCGACGGACCTGGCCGTGCTGACGATCGCCGACCCCCCGAAGGACCTCACCCCGATCACCGTCGGGTCCTCGAAGGACCTGCAGGTCGGTGACCCGGTCATGGCCGTGGGCAACCCGCTCGGCCTCGCCGGGACGGTCACCACCGGCATCGTCAGTGCCCTCGACCGTCCGGTCTCGACCGCCCGGAGCGAAGGGGGCGAGAGCTCCGCCTTCGCGCAGCAGGAGCAGCCCGTGGTCACCGCTGCCATCCAGACCTCCGCCGCGATCAACCCGGGCAACTCGGGCGGCGCCCTCGTCGACGCCTCCGGACGGCTGGTCGGGATCAACTCCTCGATCGCCAGCGTGGGCGGATCCGGCCAGAGCGGAAACATCGGGATCGGCTTCGCCATCCCTGCGAACGAGGCGGCGTGGATCGCCGAGCAGCTGATCGAGGACGGCGAGGCCGAGCACGCCTTCCTCGGTGTGGTACCGACGGACGGGAAGGCCCAGGAGGGTGCCGCGACCCACAGCGGCGCCCAGATCAGCAAGGTGAGCGACGGGAGCCCGGCCGACGAGGCCGGCCTGACGGACGGCGACCTCGTGGTCGCCGTCGGCGACTCCCAGGTGAGCGGGGCCGAGTCCCTCGTCGGTCTCATCCACGCCCGCAAGATCGGCTCGCAGGCCCCGGTGACCATCATCCGCGACGGTGAGAAGAAGACGATCGACGTCACCCTCGGGACGGCGCCCGAGCGCAACGCCTGAGCAATCACAGCGGACTCCCAGTCCGATATCAGCACCTCCCAAGGGCGAAGGTGCACAGTGGGACACAGGAGCACAGAAGACGGAAGTCAGGCCGCCCCGATCGTTCCCTCCCCCGACTCGGGGCCGGCTTCCTTCGCTCCTGCAGGGGTACTCCCCCGCCTTTGGGTGTGGCGTCTGAAGGCGGTGTTGAGTAGCCGGACTCATGCCCCCGGTGTGCGTAATCCGCACACTGGGGGCATGAGCATGTCCGGCGATTCGACACTCCAGTCCGTGCGCGCCCTCGAGGACCAGTTCGCCGAGGCGATGTCGCGCATGTACGTCGTCGGCAACGACCTCGCCCGGCTGCGCGCCCGCCTCGACCACGAGGTCTCACCGCAGCAGTGGGTACCTGCCGCGGAGGCCGAAGTACCGATCGGAGGGCCGACCGGAGCGGTACCGCACGTGGCCCCACCGGCGGCGCCCGTCGCGACCGGCGCAGGTGTACCCGCTGCTCCTGCTGCGCCCGGCACGGTGACGGCACCACCGGTGGCCCACGCCCCCTTCGCCGGAGCCCAGCCGCCCAAGGCCCCACCCGGGCGTCCACCCCTCCCAGCCACCCCGTGGTGGCAGCGTGATGGCCTCGTCGCCCGTCTGCTGGCCGTCGTCGGCACCGGCATCACGCTCATCGGGGTGGCCTTCCTGCTGGCGCTGGCGATCCAGATGGGTTTCTTCGGGCCCCTGGCCCGGGTCGTCAGCGGAACGCTCCTGGCCGCTGGTCTCGTGATCGCCGCAATCATCGTGCGTCGACG from Janibacter cremeus includes these protein-coding regions:
- a CDS encoding S1C family serine protease; this translates as MDQQPTTPQMPYQPQPPRPRRRGRRLGELATVSVLSAALAAGGTWGVISVTDQGPGSSGTEAAAGSSSSSTTSQAVPVSTGAKESPDWNAVTDAVTPSVVAVGVRGQRAGGEGSGVVLDAQGHVLTNNHVVTGAGPSPKITVTLADGATYDATITGTDPSTDLAVLTIADPPKDLTPITVGSSKDLQVGDPVMAVGNPLGLAGTVTTGIVSALDRPVSTARSEGGESSAFAQQEQPVVTAAIQTSAAINPGNSGGALVDASGRLVGINSSIASVGGSGQSGNIGIGFAIPANEAAWIAEQLIEDGEAEHAFLGVVPTDGKAQEGAATHSGAQISKVSDGSPADEAGLTDGDLVVAVGDSQVSGAESLVGLIHARKIGSQAPVTIIRDGEKKTIDVTLGTAPERNA